One Spinacia oleracea cultivar Varoflay chromosome 4, BTI_SOV_V1, whole genome shotgun sequence DNA segment encodes these proteins:
- the LOC110775120 gene encoding GATA transcription factor 16, with translation MNEFKKICADCKTTRTPLWRSGPHGPRSLCNACGIKYRKKKMADDEQHQHQQQRQPSSETRREKQSSSRSGDYDENRVNDQVLKRGYSNMGNRIFAQRSSLSSSSSSSSQLKKQRSSSEESSITINSKRSLGEVEQAAVLLMSLSCGSCFA, from the exons ATGAATGAGTTCAAGAAAATCTGTGCTGATTGCAAAACCACAAGAACTCCACTGTGGAGAAGTGGTCCTCATGGTCCTAGG TCACTCTGTAATGCTTGTGGAATCAAATACAGGAAGAAGAAGATGGCTGATGACGAacaacaccaacaccaacaacaaaGACAACCCAGTTCAGAAACCAGGAGAGAGAAACAATCAAGCAGCAGAAgtggtgattatgatgaaaatcGAGTGAATGATCAGGTCTTGAAAAGGGGTTATAGTAATATGGGAAACAGGATATTTGCTCAACGATCATCTTTGTCGTCTTCTTCGTCTTCGTCTTCACAGTTGAAGAAACAGAGAAGTAGCAGTGAAGAGAGTAGTATCACCATCAATAGTAAGAGAAGTTTGGGGGAGGTGGAGCAAGCTGCTGTATTGCTCATGTCTTTGTCTTGTGGTTCTTgttttgcttaa